The following are encoded together in the Glycine max cultivar Williams 82 chromosome 8, Glycine_max_v4.0, whole genome shotgun sequence genome:
- the LOC100796636 gene encoding eukaryotic translation initiation factor 4G isoform X1 gives MSFNQSKSDKSDAVYRKSGRPGSFNQQRGPSGGAYGKGGGGGAGPSPSLSSNRSFNKKSNNNAQGGQSRVNPTPVNSTESNSTYAARTVPNGSHVQPHIHGGSDAPITNATAKPSESLAAQRSTRTVPKAPTSQPPAMSSYPAAPTTPAKADASKAFPFQFGSISPGFMNGMAIPARTSSAPPNIDEQRREQARHDSFRPAPSMPTPPVPKQQAVKKDTSVADQSNTGETYTGTRAKKDTQVSPLPPASQMQKPSVISLSGMSMPMPYHQSQASVHFGGPNPQIQSQGMSSAPLQMPLPMPLPIGSAAQVQQQVFVPGLQPHPIHPQGIMHQGQSMGFNPQIGPQLPHQLGNMGIGISPQYPPQQGGKFAAPRKTTPVKITHPETHEELRLDKRTDAYSDGGSSGARPHSGMPSQSQPAQQFAASHPINYYPSSSYSTNPLFYPTPSSLPLTSSQITPNSQPPRFNYAVNHGPQNVSFVNSSSHSSLPVNKAGTSIPGNAEPPNPEFSWDVHNTFLSAPSGVTSVSIKPSGGSGVVDSSFSNSSNQKSGSPSSSLTSGDAFSSVPLKGSETTEISSQQSKVSSDSSALNSLPNLSAACTVKPTSASLLLPTSAVSEESVSVLPNNEGRKKESLSRSNSLKDNQKKIHKKGQSQHQVAVQSPSVANVPSQAVDGDIPVGEVSETVGTKTNHSAAVTSEDLSAAASDMLSATSESITSAVETKTNDSTQVSACASAEGPVTQVADNLNNHKNAEIDELLQQDKPLQPDILEMVRKTENLSLQGSKQSVSDGGTELKQPKQGAAKLSTEVVTLRTVQQGQGQDESTSCSAECDRTADDKGISISTTLDSKDVCLNRNDSVVSNEAVSSNSGTSDQQSADLLETTSKQCKDDSAENAGSGSVSLPASGTKDKPISESSKVKPTSKGKKKRKEILQKADAAGSTSDLYNAYKGPEEKKETVLSSEKTESGSTSENLEQLPTDTAQPDAVAEQSKQSKAELDDWEDAADMSTPKLEVSDETGQVSDGSAITAKKYSRDFLLKFAEQCTDLPGGFEITADIAEALMGANVSSHVIEHSSTGRIIDRSGGMSRRGSGVIEEDKWNKVSNAFHSGMRLDGVGGNAGFRPGQGGNFGVLRNPRTQTPLQYAGGILSGPMQSMVNQGGMQRNSPDGERWQRTNSFQQRGLIPSPSTPQTPLQMMHKAEKKYEVGKVTDEEQAKQRQLKGILNKLTPQNFEKLFDQVRAVNIDNVVTLNGVISQIFEKALMEPTFCEMYANFCFHLAAVLPDLSQDNEKITFKRLLLNKCQEEFERGEREQEEANKADEGEVKLSNEEREEKRTKARRRMLGNIRLIGELYKKKMLTERIMHECIKKLLGQYQDPDEEDIEALCKLMSTIGEMIDHPKAKEHMDAYFEMMRSLSNNMNLSSRLRFMLKDVIDLRKNKWQQRRKVEGPKKIEEVHRDASQERLAQASRLGRGPGNNPPRRIPMDFGPRGSSMLSPNAQMGGLRGLPTQVRGYGSQDARMEDRQTYEARTLSVPLPQRPLGDESITLGPMGGLARGMSIRGPPAVSSSTGLNNGYNNLSERTSYSSREDPASRYTPDRFAGSTAYDQSIVQDRNMNYGNRDLRNANRILDKPVVTSPPARTQGTAASQSISPERLQDMSMAAIREYYSARDVNEVVLCIKDLNSPGFHPSMVSLWVTDSFERKDNERDLLAQLLVKVVKSQDGPLGQAQLIKGFESVLSTLEDAVNDAPKAPEFLGRVFAKAITEHVVSLKEIGRLIHEGGEEPGSLLEAGLAADVLGSTLEVIKMEKGDAVLSEICTSSNLRLETFRPPEPLKSRKLEKFI, from the exons ATGTCCTTCAATCAATCAAAGTCCGATAAGAGCGACGCTGTGTACCGAAAATCCGGGCGACCCGGCAGCTTCAATCAGCAGCGCGGTCCCTCCGGCGGTGCGTACGGCAAGGGCGGCGGTGGCGGCGCCGGGCCTTCTCCGTCGCTCTCCTCTAACCGGAG TTTTAACAAGAAGTCTAATAATAATGCACAAGGTGGGCAATCTAGGGTAAACCCTACTCCGGTGAATTCGACTGAGTCTAATAGTACTTATGCAGCCCGGACTGTACCAAACGGTTCCCATGTACAGCCACATATTCATG GAGGATCTGATGCACCGATTACAAATGCAACTGCCAAGCCATCTGAATCGTTGGCTGCACAGAGGAGCACCAGAACTGTTCCAAAAGCTCCTACTTCTCAACCTCCCGCCATGAGTTCTTATCCAGCAGCTCCTACAACCCCAGCTAAGG CAGATGCATCTAAGGCATTCCCTTTCCAATTTGGATCTATTAGTCCTGGCTTTATGAATGGGATGGCA ATTCCTGCTCGCACAAGCTCAGCTCCTCCTAATATAGATGAGCAGAGGCGTGAGCAA GCTCGACATGATTCTTTTAGACCCGCACCCTCAATGCCAACACCTCCAGTTCCAAAGCAGCAGGCAGTGAAGAAGGATACAAGTGTTGCTGACCAATCTAACACTGGGGAGACTTATACTGGGACTAGGGCCAAAAAGGATACTCAAGTGTCACCATTACCCCCAGCAAGCCAGATGCAGAAGCCTTCTGTCATTTCTTTATCTGGAATGTCAATGCCAATGCCATATCACCAGTCACAGGCATCTGTACACTTTGGTGGTCCTAATCCACAGATTCAGTCTCAAGGTATGTCATCGGCACCTCTTCAGATGCCATTACCAATGCCTTTACCGATTGGAAGTGCTGCACAAGTGCAACAACAGGTTTTTGTTCCAGGCCTTCAACCTCATCCTATCCATCCTCAGGGAATCATGCATCAGGGCCAAAGCATGGGTTTCAATCCTCAAATTGGCCCTCAGTTGCCCCATCAGTTAGGCAACATGGGTATTGGAATTAGCCCACAATATCCACCACAGCAAGGAGGAAAATTTGCTGCTCCTCGTAAAACTACTCCTGTCAAGATAACTCACCCTGAGACACATGAAGAGCTAAGACTTGATAAAAGGACAGATGCATATTCAGATGGTGGGTCATCTGGTGCAAGGCCTCATTCTGGCATGCCTTCTCAATCTCAGCCTGCCCAGCAATTCGCAGCTTCCCATCCCATTAATTATTATCCATCCAGTTCCTACAGTACCAATCCTCTCTTTTATCCAACTCCCAGTTCTCTTCCATTAACAAGTAGCCAGATAACTCCTAACTCTCAGCCACCCAGATTTAATTATGCAGTGAACCATGGCCCGCAAAATGTTAGTTTTGTAAATTCATCATCTCATAGTTCCCTGCCTGTTAATAAAGCTGGCACTTCTATTCCTGGCAATGCTGAACCGCCTAATCCAGAATTTTCCTGGGATGTGCATAATACATTCTTGTCAGCTCCTTCAGGAGTAACTTCTGTGTCTATTAAGCCAAGTGGTGGATCTGGTGTTGTGGACTCATCATTTTCCAATTCCAGTAATCAAAAGAGTGGATCTCCTAGTTCTTCATTGACATCTGGTGATGCTTTCTCTTCTGTGCCACTAAAAGGGTCTGAAACAACTGAAATCTCTTCACAACAGTCTAAGGTGTCCAGTGATTCATCAGCTTTGAACTCATTGCCAAATCTGTCTGCTGCATGTACTGTGAAGCCTACATCAGCTTCCTTGTTACTTCCTACATCTGCTGTGAGTGAAGAGTCTGTTTCAGTTCTGCCTAATAATGAGGGCAGAAAGAAGGAATCTCTTAGTAGGTCAAATTCTTTGAAGGATAACCAGAAGAAAATACACAAGAAAGGCCAATCACAGCATCAG GTTGCTGTGCAATCTCCTTCTGTGGCTAATGTGCCTTCCCAAGCTGTTGATGGTGATATCCCTGTTGGTGAAGTTTCTGAAACTGTAGGAACTAAAACAAACCATTCTGCGGCAGTTACCAGTGAAGATCTCTCCGCTGCAGCTTCAGACATGTTATCAGCTACCAGTGAGAGCATAACTTCTGCTGTTGAAACAAAAACTAATGATTCTACACAAGTTTCTGCATGTGCTTCAGCTGAAGGACCCGTTACACAAGTGGCGGATAATTTGAACAATCATAAGAATGCTGAGATAGATGAATTGTTACAACAGGATAAACCGTTACAGCCAGATATTTTGGAAATGGTTCGTAAAACAGAAAATTTGTCTCTTCAAGGAAGTAAACAAAGTGTTAGTGATGGTGGAACAGAATTAAAACAACCCAAGCAAGGTGCTGCAAAGTTAAGCACTGAGGTTGTAACCTTGAGGACCGTGCAGCAAGGGCAAGGGCAGGACGAGTCTACCAGTTGTAGTGCAGAATGTGACAGGACGGCTGATGATAAGGGCATATCTATCTCTACCACTTTGGATTCCAAAGATGTTTGTTTGAATAGAAATGATAGTGTAGTTAGTAATGAAGCTGTTTCTTCAAATTCTGGCACATCAGATCAGCAGTCTGCTGATCTCCTAGAAACAACTTCAAAACAGTGCAAGGATGATAGTGCAGAGAATGCTGGCAGTGGTTCAGTGTCTCTTCCAGCATCAGGTACCAAGGACAAACCAATTTCAGAGTCTAGTAAGGTGAAACCTACATCAAAGGGGAAAAAGAAACGAAAAGAGATTCTTCAGAAGGCCGATGCTGCCGGGTCAACATCTGATCTTTATAATGCATACAAGGGAcctgaagaaaagaaagaaactgtTTTAAGTTCAGAGAAAACAGAAAGTGGTTCCACTTCTGAAAATTTAGAGCAGTTGCCAACTGATACTGCTCAGCCAGATGCTGTAGCTGAGCAATCTAAGCAGAGTAAAGCTGAACTTGATGATTGGGAGGATGCTGCTGACATGTCTACACCAAAACTAGAAGTTTCTGATGAAACCGGACAGGTTAGTGATGGAAGTGCAATTACTGCCAAAAAGTACTCTCGAGATTTCCTTTTGAAATTTGCAGAGCAGTGCACTGATCTTCCTGGAGGGTTTGAAATCACGGCAGACATAGCTGAGGCTTTGATGGGTGCTAATGTTAGTTCTCATGTTATTGAACATTCTTCTACTGGAAGAATTATTGATAGGTCAGGTGGGATGTCTCGTCGTGGGAGTGGTGTTATTGAGGAAGACAAATGGAATAAAGTTTCTAATGCATTTCATTCCGGTATGCGATTGGATGGTGTTGGAGGTAATGCAGGATTTCGACCTGGCCAAGGAGGCAATTTTGGTGTTTTAAGGAATCCACGCACACAGACACCTCTGCAGTATGCTGGTGGGATTCTTTCTGGTCCAATGCAATCCATGGTAAATCAGGGAGGAATGCAAAGAAATAGCCCTGATGGAGAAAGGTGGCAGCGCACTAATAGCTTCCAGCAGAGGGGTTTAATTCCATCTCCGTCTACTCCTCAAACTCCTTTACAGATGATGCACAAAGCTGAAAAGAAATATGAGGTGGGTAAAGTGACAGATGAGGAACAGGCAAAGCAGAGGCAATTGAAGGGTATATTAAACAAGTTAACTCCTCAGAATTTTGAGAAGCTTTTTGATCAGGTTAGAGCAGTTAATATTGACAATGTGGTCACTCTCAATGGTGTCATCTCGCAAATCTTTGAGAAGGCCTTGATGGAACCTACCTTCTGTGAAATGTATGCCAATTTCTGTTTTCATCTGGCAGCTGTGTTACCTGATCTCAGTCAAGACAATGAAAAGATAACTTTCAAGAGATTATTGTTAAACAAGTGCCAGGAAGAATTTGAGAGGGGGGAAAGAGAGCAAGAAGAAGCTAATAAGGCTGATGAGGGTGAGGTCAAGCTGTCTAATgaggaaagagaagagaaacgAACCAAGGCAAGAAGACGTATGTTGGGGAATATCAGATTGATTGGAGAACTatataagaagaaaatgttGACAGAAAGGATAATGCATGAATGCATCAAGAAGTTATTGGGTCAGTATCAGGATCCGGATGAAGAAGATATTGAAGCTTTGTGCAAGCTGATGAGTACTATTGGGGAGATGATTGACCATCCCAAAGCCAAGGAACATATGGATGCATATTTTGAAATGATGAGATCATTATCAAACAACATGAATTTATCTTCTAGGTTGAGGTTCATGTTGAAGGATGTCATTGATTTGAGAAAGAATAAATGGCAACAAAGAAGAAAGGTTGAAGGTCCGAAGAAGATTGAGGAGGTGCACAGAGATGCTTCTCAAGAGAGGCTGGCCCAAGCTAGTAGGCTGGGTCGTGGTCCAGGCAACAATCCACCTCGAAGAATCCCTATGGATTTTGGTCCAAGAGGATCATCAATGTTATCTCCTAATGCTCAGATGGGTGGACTGCGTGGATTGCCTACTCAAGTTCGCGGGTATGGTTCTCAGGATGCTCGCATGGAAGACAGGCAAACTTATGAGGCTAGGACATTGTCAGTTCCCTTGCCTCAAAGACCTTTGGGTGATGAATCAATAACCTTGGGACCAATGGGTGGCCTTGCCAGAGGAATGTCCATTAGAGGTCCACCTGCAGTTTCAAGTTCAACTGGTCTTAATAATGGTTATAATAATTTGTCAGAGCGCACTTCATACAGCTCTAGGGAGGACCCTGCATCAAGATATACTCCAGATAGATTTGCTGGTTCGACTGCTTACGATCAATCTATTGTTCAAGATCGTAATATGAATTATGGTAACAGGGACTTGAGAAATGCAAATAGGATTCTTGATAAACCTGTTGTAACTTCACCTCCTGCCCGAACACAAGGGACAGCAGCCTCCCAGAGTATTTCTCCAGAGCGACTGCAGGACATGTCCATGGCAGCAATCAGAGAATACTATAG TGCTAGAGATGTGAATGAAGTTGTTCTATGCATCAAAGATCTGAACTCCCCAGGCTTTCATCCTTCCATGGTTTCTCTCTGGGTCACAGACTCATTTGAGAGAAAGGACAACGAGAGAGATCTTTTGGCCCAGCTGCTTGTCAAGGTTGTGAAATCTCAGGATGGACCCTTGGGTCAAGCCCAGCTCATCAAAGG GTTTGAATCTGTTCTCAGTACTTTGGAAGATGCGGTTAACGATGCCCCCAAAGCACCAGAGTTTCTTGGCCGTGTTTTTGCCAAAGCTATAACAGAGCATGTAGTCTCTTTGAAAGAGATTGGGCGGTTAATACATGAGGGTGGAGAGGAACCGGGGAGCCTCTTAGAAGCTGGACTTGCAGCTGATGTTCTTGGAAGCACATTGGAGgtaataaaaatggaaaagggTGATGCTGTTTTGAGTGAGATCTGCACGAGCTCCAACTTGCGGTTGGAGACCTTCCGGCCACCCGAACCTCTTAAATCAAGGAAGTTAGAGAAATTTATTTAG
- the LOC100796636 gene encoding eukaryotic translation initiation factor 4G isoform X2, whose amino-acid sequence MSFNQSKSDKSDAVYRKSGRPGSFNQQRGPSGGAYGKGGGGGAGPSPSLSSNRSFNKKSNNNAQGGQSRVNPTPVNSTESNSTYAARTVPNGSHVQPHIHGGSDAPITNATAKPSESLAAQRSTRTVPKAPTSQPPAMSSYPAAPTTPAKDASKAFPFQFGSISPGFMNGMAIPARTSSAPPNIDEQRREQARHDSFRPAPSMPTPPVPKQQAVKKDTSVADQSNTGETYTGTRAKKDTQVSPLPPASQMQKPSVISLSGMSMPMPYHQSQASVHFGGPNPQIQSQGMSSAPLQMPLPMPLPIGSAAQVQQQVFVPGLQPHPIHPQGIMHQGQSMGFNPQIGPQLPHQLGNMGIGISPQYPPQQGGKFAAPRKTTPVKITHPETHEELRLDKRTDAYSDGGSSGARPHSGMPSQSQPAQQFAASHPINYYPSSSYSTNPLFYPTPSSLPLTSSQITPNSQPPRFNYAVNHGPQNVSFVNSSSHSSLPVNKAGTSIPGNAEPPNPEFSWDVHNTFLSAPSGVTSVSIKPSGGSGVVDSSFSNSSNQKSGSPSSSLTSGDAFSSVPLKGSETTEISSQQSKVSSDSSALNSLPNLSAACTVKPTSASLLLPTSAVSEESVSVLPNNEGRKKESLSRSNSLKDNQKKIHKKGQSQHQVAVQSPSVANVPSQAVDGDIPVGEVSETVGTKTNHSAAVTSEDLSAAASDMLSATSESITSAVETKTNDSTQVSACASAEGPVTQVADNLNNHKNAEIDELLQQDKPLQPDILEMVRKTENLSLQGSKQSVSDGGTELKQPKQGAAKLSTEVVTLRTVQQGQGQDESTSCSAECDRTADDKGISISTTLDSKDVCLNRNDSVVSNEAVSSNSGTSDQQSADLLETTSKQCKDDSAENAGSGSVSLPASGTKDKPISESSKVKPTSKGKKKRKEILQKADAAGSTSDLYNAYKGPEEKKETVLSSEKTESGSTSENLEQLPTDTAQPDAVAEQSKQSKAELDDWEDAADMSTPKLEVSDETGQVSDGSAITAKKYSRDFLLKFAEQCTDLPGGFEITADIAEALMGANVSSHVIEHSSTGRIIDRSGGMSRRGSGVIEEDKWNKVSNAFHSGMRLDGVGGNAGFRPGQGGNFGVLRNPRTQTPLQYAGGILSGPMQSMVNQGGMQRNSPDGERWQRTNSFQQRGLIPSPSTPQTPLQMMHKAEKKYEVGKVTDEEQAKQRQLKGILNKLTPQNFEKLFDQVRAVNIDNVVTLNGVISQIFEKALMEPTFCEMYANFCFHLAAVLPDLSQDNEKITFKRLLLNKCQEEFERGEREQEEANKADEGEVKLSNEEREEKRTKARRRMLGNIRLIGELYKKKMLTERIMHECIKKLLGQYQDPDEEDIEALCKLMSTIGEMIDHPKAKEHMDAYFEMMRSLSNNMNLSSRLRFMLKDVIDLRKNKWQQRRKVEGPKKIEEVHRDASQERLAQASRLGRGPGNNPPRRIPMDFGPRGSSMLSPNAQMGGLRGLPTQVRGYGSQDARMEDRQTYEARTLSVPLPQRPLGDESITLGPMGGLARGMSIRGPPAVSSSTGLNNGYNNLSERTSYSSREDPASRYTPDRFAGSTAYDQSIVQDRNMNYGNRDLRNANRILDKPVVTSPPARTQGTAASQSISPERLQDMSMAAIREYYSARDVNEVVLCIKDLNSPGFHPSMVSLWVTDSFERKDNERDLLAQLLVKVVKSQDGPLGQAQLIKGFESVLSTLEDAVNDAPKAPEFLGRVFAKAITEHVVSLKEIGRLIHEGGEEPGSLLEAGLAADVLGSTLEVIKMEKGDAVLSEICTSSNLRLETFRPPEPLKSRKLEKFI is encoded by the exons ATGTCCTTCAATCAATCAAAGTCCGATAAGAGCGACGCTGTGTACCGAAAATCCGGGCGACCCGGCAGCTTCAATCAGCAGCGCGGTCCCTCCGGCGGTGCGTACGGCAAGGGCGGCGGTGGCGGCGCCGGGCCTTCTCCGTCGCTCTCCTCTAACCGGAG TTTTAACAAGAAGTCTAATAATAATGCACAAGGTGGGCAATCTAGGGTAAACCCTACTCCGGTGAATTCGACTGAGTCTAATAGTACTTATGCAGCCCGGACTGTACCAAACGGTTCCCATGTACAGCCACATATTCATG GAGGATCTGATGCACCGATTACAAATGCAACTGCCAAGCCATCTGAATCGTTGGCTGCACAGAGGAGCACCAGAACTGTTCCAAAAGCTCCTACTTCTCAACCTCCCGCCATGAGTTCTTATCCAGCAGCTCCTACAACCCCAGCTAAGG ATGCATCTAAGGCATTCCCTTTCCAATTTGGATCTATTAGTCCTGGCTTTATGAATGGGATGGCA ATTCCTGCTCGCACAAGCTCAGCTCCTCCTAATATAGATGAGCAGAGGCGTGAGCAA GCTCGACATGATTCTTTTAGACCCGCACCCTCAATGCCAACACCTCCAGTTCCAAAGCAGCAGGCAGTGAAGAAGGATACAAGTGTTGCTGACCAATCTAACACTGGGGAGACTTATACTGGGACTAGGGCCAAAAAGGATACTCAAGTGTCACCATTACCCCCAGCAAGCCAGATGCAGAAGCCTTCTGTCATTTCTTTATCTGGAATGTCAATGCCAATGCCATATCACCAGTCACAGGCATCTGTACACTTTGGTGGTCCTAATCCACAGATTCAGTCTCAAGGTATGTCATCGGCACCTCTTCAGATGCCATTACCAATGCCTTTACCGATTGGAAGTGCTGCACAAGTGCAACAACAGGTTTTTGTTCCAGGCCTTCAACCTCATCCTATCCATCCTCAGGGAATCATGCATCAGGGCCAAAGCATGGGTTTCAATCCTCAAATTGGCCCTCAGTTGCCCCATCAGTTAGGCAACATGGGTATTGGAATTAGCCCACAATATCCACCACAGCAAGGAGGAAAATTTGCTGCTCCTCGTAAAACTACTCCTGTCAAGATAACTCACCCTGAGACACATGAAGAGCTAAGACTTGATAAAAGGACAGATGCATATTCAGATGGTGGGTCATCTGGTGCAAGGCCTCATTCTGGCATGCCTTCTCAATCTCAGCCTGCCCAGCAATTCGCAGCTTCCCATCCCATTAATTATTATCCATCCAGTTCCTACAGTACCAATCCTCTCTTTTATCCAACTCCCAGTTCTCTTCCATTAACAAGTAGCCAGATAACTCCTAACTCTCAGCCACCCAGATTTAATTATGCAGTGAACCATGGCCCGCAAAATGTTAGTTTTGTAAATTCATCATCTCATAGTTCCCTGCCTGTTAATAAAGCTGGCACTTCTATTCCTGGCAATGCTGAACCGCCTAATCCAGAATTTTCCTGGGATGTGCATAATACATTCTTGTCAGCTCCTTCAGGAGTAACTTCTGTGTCTATTAAGCCAAGTGGTGGATCTGGTGTTGTGGACTCATCATTTTCCAATTCCAGTAATCAAAAGAGTGGATCTCCTAGTTCTTCATTGACATCTGGTGATGCTTTCTCTTCTGTGCCACTAAAAGGGTCTGAAACAACTGAAATCTCTTCACAACAGTCTAAGGTGTCCAGTGATTCATCAGCTTTGAACTCATTGCCAAATCTGTCTGCTGCATGTACTGTGAAGCCTACATCAGCTTCCTTGTTACTTCCTACATCTGCTGTGAGTGAAGAGTCTGTTTCAGTTCTGCCTAATAATGAGGGCAGAAAGAAGGAATCTCTTAGTAGGTCAAATTCTTTGAAGGATAACCAGAAGAAAATACACAAGAAAGGCCAATCACAGCATCAG GTTGCTGTGCAATCTCCTTCTGTGGCTAATGTGCCTTCCCAAGCTGTTGATGGTGATATCCCTGTTGGTGAAGTTTCTGAAACTGTAGGAACTAAAACAAACCATTCTGCGGCAGTTACCAGTGAAGATCTCTCCGCTGCAGCTTCAGACATGTTATCAGCTACCAGTGAGAGCATAACTTCTGCTGTTGAAACAAAAACTAATGATTCTACACAAGTTTCTGCATGTGCTTCAGCTGAAGGACCCGTTACACAAGTGGCGGATAATTTGAACAATCATAAGAATGCTGAGATAGATGAATTGTTACAACAGGATAAACCGTTACAGCCAGATATTTTGGAAATGGTTCGTAAAACAGAAAATTTGTCTCTTCAAGGAAGTAAACAAAGTGTTAGTGATGGTGGAACAGAATTAAAACAACCCAAGCAAGGTGCTGCAAAGTTAAGCACTGAGGTTGTAACCTTGAGGACCGTGCAGCAAGGGCAAGGGCAGGACGAGTCTACCAGTTGTAGTGCAGAATGTGACAGGACGGCTGATGATAAGGGCATATCTATCTCTACCACTTTGGATTCCAAAGATGTTTGTTTGAATAGAAATGATAGTGTAGTTAGTAATGAAGCTGTTTCTTCAAATTCTGGCACATCAGATCAGCAGTCTGCTGATCTCCTAGAAACAACTTCAAAACAGTGCAAGGATGATAGTGCAGAGAATGCTGGCAGTGGTTCAGTGTCTCTTCCAGCATCAGGTACCAAGGACAAACCAATTTCAGAGTCTAGTAAGGTGAAACCTACATCAAAGGGGAAAAAGAAACGAAAAGAGATTCTTCAGAAGGCCGATGCTGCCGGGTCAACATCTGATCTTTATAATGCATACAAGGGAcctgaagaaaagaaagaaactgtTTTAAGTTCAGAGAAAACAGAAAGTGGTTCCACTTCTGAAAATTTAGAGCAGTTGCCAACTGATACTGCTCAGCCAGATGCTGTAGCTGAGCAATCTAAGCAGAGTAAAGCTGAACTTGATGATTGGGAGGATGCTGCTGACATGTCTACACCAAAACTAGAAGTTTCTGATGAAACCGGACAGGTTAGTGATGGAAGTGCAATTACTGCCAAAAAGTACTCTCGAGATTTCCTTTTGAAATTTGCAGAGCAGTGCACTGATCTTCCTGGAGGGTTTGAAATCACGGCAGACATAGCTGAGGCTTTGATGGGTGCTAATGTTAGTTCTCATGTTATTGAACATTCTTCTACTGGAAGAATTATTGATAGGTCAGGTGGGATGTCTCGTCGTGGGAGTGGTGTTATTGAGGAAGACAAATGGAATAAAGTTTCTAATGCATTTCATTCCGGTATGCGATTGGATGGTGTTGGAGGTAATGCAGGATTTCGACCTGGCCAAGGAGGCAATTTTGGTGTTTTAAGGAATCCACGCACACAGACACCTCTGCAGTATGCTGGTGGGATTCTTTCTGGTCCAATGCAATCCATGGTAAATCAGGGAGGAATGCAAAGAAATAGCCCTGATGGAGAAAGGTGGCAGCGCACTAATAGCTTCCAGCAGAGGGGTTTAATTCCATCTCCGTCTACTCCTCAAACTCCTTTACAGATGATGCACAAAGCTGAAAAGAAATATGAGGTGGGTAAAGTGACAGATGAGGAACAGGCAAAGCAGAGGCAATTGAAGGGTATATTAAACAAGTTAACTCCTCAGAATTTTGAGAAGCTTTTTGATCAGGTTAGAGCAGTTAATATTGACAATGTGGTCACTCTCAATGGTGTCATCTCGCAAATCTTTGAGAAGGCCTTGATGGAACCTACCTTCTGTGAAATGTATGCCAATTTCTGTTTTCATCTGGCAGCTGTGTTACCTGATCTCAGTCAAGACAATGAAAAGATAACTTTCAAGAGATTATTGTTAAACAAGTGCCAGGAAGAATTTGAGAGGGGGGAAAGAGAGCAAGAAGAAGCTAATAAGGCTGATGAGGGTGAGGTCAAGCTGTCTAATgaggaaagagaagagaaacgAACCAAGGCAAGAAGACGTATGTTGGGGAATATCAGATTGATTGGAGAACTatataagaagaaaatgttGACAGAAAGGATAATGCATGAATGCATCAAGAAGTTATTGGGTCAGTATCAGGATCCGGATGAAGAAGATATTGAAGCTTTGTGCAAGCTGATGAGTACTATTGGGGAGATGATTGACCATCCCAAAGCCAAGGAACATATGGATGCATATTTTGAAATGATGAGATCATTATCAAACAACATGAATTTATCTTCTAGGTTGAGGTTCATGTTGAAGGATGTCATTGATTTGAGAAAGAATAAATGGCAACAAAGAAGAAAGGTTGAAGGTCCGAAGAAGATTGAGGAGGTGCACAGAGATGCTTCTCAAGAGAGGCTGGCCCAAGCTAGTAGGCTGGGTCGTGGTCCAGGCAACAATCCACCTCGAAGAATCCCTATGGATTTTGGTCCAAGAGGATCATCAATGTTATCTCCTAATGCTCAGATGGGTGGACTGCGTGGATTGCCTACTCAAGTTCGCGGGTATGGTTCTCAGGATGCTCGCATGGAAGACAGGCAAACTTATGAGGCTAGGACATTGTCAGTTCCCTTGCCTCAAAGACCTTTGGGTGATGAATCAATAACCTTGGGACCAATGGGTGGCCTTGCCAGAGGAATGTCCATTAGAGGTCCACCTGCAGTTTCAAGTTCAACTGGTCTTAATAATGGTTATAATAATTTGTCAGAGCGCACTTCATACAGCTCTAGGGAGGACCCTGCATCAAGATATACTCCAGATAGATTTGCTGGTTCGACTGCTTACGATCAATCTATTGTTCAAGATCGTAATATGAATTATGGTAACAGGGACTTGAGAAATGCAAATAGGATTCTTGATAAACCTGTTGTAACTTCACCTCCTGCCCGAACACAAGGGACAGCAGCCTCCCAGAGTATTTCTCCAGAGCGACTGCAGGACATGTCCATGGCAGCAATCAGAGAATACTATAG TGCTAGAGATGTGAATGAAGTTGTTCTATGCATCAAAGATCTGAACTCCCCAGGCTTTCATCCTTCCATGGTTTCTCTCTGGGTCACAGACTCATTTGAGAGAAAGGACAACGAGAGAGATCTTTTGGCCCAGCTGCTTGTCAAGGTTGTGAAATCTCAGGATGGACCCTTGGGTCAAGCCCAGCTCATCAAAGG GTTTGAATCTGTTCTCAGTACTTTGGAAGATGCGGTTAACGATGCCCCCAAAGCACCAGAGTTTCTTGGCCGTGTTTTTGCCAAAGCTATAACAGAGCATGTAGTCTCTTTGAAAGAGATTGGGCGGTTAATACATGAGGGTGGAGAGGAACCGGGGAGCCTCTTAGAAGCTGGACTTGCAGCTGATGTTCTTGGAAGCACATTGGAGgtaataaaaatggaaaagggTGATGCTGTTTTGAGTGAGATCTGCACGAGCTCCAACTTGCGGTTGGAGACCTTCCGGCCACCCGAACCTCTTAAATCAAGGAAGTTAGAGAAATTTATTTAG